One genomic region from Balaenoptera acutorostrata chromosome 1, mBalAcu1.1, whole genome shotgun sequence encodes:
- the ACTRT2 gene encoding actin-related protein T2 → MFNPHVLDSPAVIFDNGSGLCKAGLSGEIGPRHVVHSIVGHPKFKMPSAGANQKKYFVGEEALHRNEVLHLHYPIERGLITGWDDMEKLWKHLFEWELGVKASDRPVLMTERSLNPRETREKTAEVMFESFNVPAFYLSDQAVLALYASACITGLVVDSGDGATCTVPIFEGYSLPHAITKLYVAGRDITEHLTRLLLASGRTFPCVLDKALVDDIKEKLCYMALEPEKELSRRPEEVLREYKLPDGSIIRIGDQLYQAPEALFSPEQLGIQNPGLSKMVSCSITKCDADIQKMLYGEIVLSGGTTLFQGLDDRLLRELEQVASKGTLIKITAPPDRCFSTWIGASIVTSLSSFKQMWVTSADFKEFGTSVVQRRCF, encoded by the coding sequence ATGTTTAACCCACACGTGTTAGATTCTCCAGCTGTGATTTTTGACAATGGGTCCGGGCTCTGTAAGGCAGGCCTGTCTGGAGAGATTGGCCCCCGCCATGTCGTCCACTCCATCGTGGGGCACCCCAAGTTCAAGATGCCTTCTGCGGGGGCCAATCAGAAGAAGTACTTTGTGGGGGAAGAGGCCCTGCACAGGAACGAGGTTTTACACCTGCACTACCCCATCGAGCGAGGCCTGATCACAGGCTGGGACGACATGGAGAAACTCTGGAAGCATCTCTTCGAGTGGGAGCTGGGGGTCAAAGCCAGCGACCGGCCGGTGCTCATGACGGAGCGCTCGCTGAACCCCAGGGAGACCCGGGAGAAGACGGCCGAGGTGATGTTTGAGAGCTTCAACGTGCCCGCCTTCTACCTGTCGGACCAGGCCGTGCTGGCCCTCTACGCCTCGGCCTGCATCACGGGCCTGGTGGTGGACAGCGGGGACGGGGCCACCTGCACCGTCCCCATCTTCGAGGGCTACTCCCTGCCCCACGCCATCACCAAGCTCTACGTGGCGGGGAGAGACATCACGGAGCACCTCACCCGGCTGCTGCTGGCCAGCGGGAGGACCTTCCCCTGCGTGCTGGACAAAGCCCTGGTGGACGACATCAAGGAGAAGCTCTGCTATATGGCCCTGGAGCCAGAGAAGGAGCTGTCGCGGAGGCCGGAGGAGGTGCTCAGGGAGTACAAGCTGCCCGATGGCAGCATCATCCGTATCGGGGACCAGCTGTACCAGGCGCCCGAGGCCCTGTTCTCGCCCGAGCAGCTGGGCATCCAAAACCCGGGCCTCTCCAAGATGGTCTCCTGCAGCATCACCAAGTGTGACGCCGACATCCAGAAGATGCTCTACGGGGAGATTGTGCTGTCCGGGGGCACCACGCTCTTCCAGGGGCTGGATGACCGTCTTCTGAGGGAGCTGGAGCAGGTGGCTTCCAAAGGGACCCTCATCAAGATCACAGCGCCGCCCGACCGCTGCTTCTCCACGTGGATTGGCGCCTCCATCGTCACCTCCCTGAGCAGCTTCAAGCAGATGTGGGTCACCTCTGCGGACTTCAAGGAGTTTGGGACATCCGTGGTTCAGAGAAGGTGCTTCTGA